The Candidatus Limnocylindrales bacterium genome segment CGTTCAACTCGATGAACGCCGGCGGCACGATCGTGATCCAGGACGACACCAAGAAGCTCGATCCGGACGACATCTGGAGCACGATCGCGAGCGAGAAGGTGCAGGCGCTGCTGATCGTCGGCGACGCGTTTGCGCGGCCGCTGCTCGACCAGCTCGAAAAGAAATCCTACGACCTGTCGAGCCTGATGCTGGTCGCGAGCGGCGGCGCAGTGCTCAACGTGGGCATCAAGGAAGAGATTCTCGACAAGCTGCCCGACGTGATGATCTACGACGGCATCGGCTCGTCCGAAAGCGGTGCGCAGGCGTCGAACCTCAGCTCGAAGAGCACCGGCACGTCGACCGGGAGCTTCATGCCGCAGCCCGGCAACTGCGTGCTGTCGGACGATCTCACGGCAGTGCTCGCGCCCGGCCACGAAGGCATCGGATGGTTCGCCAAGGCCGGCCGCGTTCCGCTCGGATACCTCGGCGACCGCGCCAAGACCGAACGAACGTTCCCGACTCTCGACGGCGTTCGCTACTCGGTTCCCGGCGACCGTGCGCGCCATCTCGAGAGCGGGCTCATCGAAGTGCTCGGGCGCGATTCGGTCACGATCAACTCCGGCGGCGAGAAGATCTTCGCCGAAGAGGTCGAGCAGGCCCTCAAGCACCATCCCGCCGTCTACGACGTCGTCGTCTGTGGAAGGCCGAGCGAGCGCTGGGGGCAGGAAGTGGTTGCAGTCGTCGCGCTGCGCGGCGGGGTCGCCGCGAGCGAAAAATCGCTGCTCGACGAGGCCGCCAAGAGGCTCGCGCGCTACAAGCTTCCGAAGGCGTTCGTATTCCGCGACGAGATCCTGCGCAGCCCGAGCGGAAAGGCCGACTATCGCTGGGCCAAAGAGCAGGTCGCGGCGCCTCAGTAAGACTGCAGCCGCGATGCGGGCCACAGGGTGACGGCCGCCCGCTCGCCCGTGCTTTCGCGAGCACGCGGGGAAGGTTACCCTCGCCGCGTGTCCTGGTTCGACGGTCCTCGTCCTCGCCTTTTCGCACATCGCGGCGCGTCCGGCGTTGCGCCCGAGAATACGATCGAAGCGTTCGCCGAGGGGCTCGCCGCCGGTGCCGATCGTCTCGAGCTCGACGTGCACTCGACGCTCGACGGCGAGATCGTCGTCTTCCACGACAGTGATCTCGGCCGCACGACCGACGGCAGCGGCCCGATCGCCGCGTGGCACAGCGACGACCTCCGGCGCCTCGACGCCGGGTACCACTTCGTCGACGAGCACGGCGACCATCCATGGCGCGGTCGCAACGTCCGTATTCCGGCGCTTGCCGAGGTGCTCGAGGAGTTTCGGCACACGCCGCTCAACATCGAGATCAAGTCCGACGACGGAAGCACGATCGAACGGTACTTCGATCTGCTCGACCGCTACGACGCGAGGGATCGCGTGCTCAGCGCAGCGTTCGAAGACGCGATCGTCAAGCGCATTCGCGAGGTCGCGCCCGGCGCGGTGACGAGCCTTTCGGCGGACGAGGTTCTCGAGTTCTACGGATGCTGCATGAACGGATCGTTCGACGGGTACGTGCCGCCGGGAAAGGCGCTCCAGGTTCCGCCCGAGCACGAGGGAATCGAGGTCGTCTCTCCGGCGTTCCTTCGCGCTGCACACGCGCTCGGCATGGAAGTGCACGTCTGGACGATCAACGACGAGGCCGAGATGGAGCGGCTTCTCGATCTCGGCGTCGACGGGCTGATGAGCGATTTCCCGTCGCGCGCGCGGGCGGTCATGGAACGAAACGGCCTGCGCCCGCCGCTGGCTGGCGCCGAAGCCGCGCGAGGGCGTTCGCGATGAGCTCGCCGGCAGCAGTCTACGAGCGCGAGCTTCCGGTATCGCTCGAACGCATCTGGGAGAACGTGCTCGACTGGGAGCATCTTCCGCATCTGCATTCGCAGGCGTTCTCGAGCATCTCGCTGCTCGCGCACAACGACGATGGATGGCGAGCCGAGATCGGTCTGCCTGGTGCGCCGGGAAAAGGCGCGGAGATCGACGTGCGGCTCGATCGTGCCGGTCTGTGCTACTGGTCGCGCACCGTCTCGGGCGCCGGAGCGGGAACGGAAATCCTGACGCGGCTTTTTCCGCGCGGCCCCGAGGCGACCGGCATCGTCGTCGAATTCCACCTTCCGTGGGCTGCCGACGAATCGAAAGCTTCGATCGGCGAGCTCTATCGCACGCTTTACGTCGAGCTGTGGGACCAGGACGAAGCGATGATGCGCGAGCGCCAGCGTGTGCTCGATGCGAGCCAGCATGTGCCGGGCGCGCTCGATCAGGCCGCCGACAAGACGGTTTCCCTCGGCCGCGTACGCGAGCTCGCGCATCGGCTTCCGCTCGACGTCGAGCTTTCCGGACGACGCCTGCGCGTCGTCAGCATCGACGGTCGCCTCGTGGCGTACGATACCCGCTGCCCGCATTTCGGCGGTCCGCTTGCGGCCGGGCCCGGGTGCGAAGCCGTCTGCCCGTGGCACGGTTACCGCTTCGACGTGCGAAGCGGTGCGAGCTCGGACGGCCGCGGGCTTCGCATGGGCCGGGCAGGCGTCATCGAGATCAACGCGTGCGAAGGCGACGTCACGCTGCGGCTGCCATGAGCCTGCGCCGCTTTCCCAATCCGCCGCTGTGGTTCTGGCTGTCGTTCGCGATCGCGATGATCGCCAATCGCGTTGCCGGGCTCGCCGCCGAAGAGTC includes the following:
- a CDS encoding glycerophosphodiester phosphodiesterase, which produces MSWFDGPRPRLFAHRGASGVAPENTIEAFAEGLAAGADRLELDVHSTLDGEIVVFHDSDLGRTTDGSGPIAAWHSDDLRRLDAGYHFVDEHGDHPWRGRNVRIPALAEVLEEFRHTPLNIEIKSDDGSTIERYFDLLDRYDARDRVLSAAFEDAIVKRIREVAPGAVTSLSADEVLEFYGCCMNGSFDGYVPPGKALQVPPEHEGIEVVSPAFLRAAHALGMEVHVWTINDEAEMERLLDLGVDGLMSDFPSRARAVMERNGLRPPLAGAEAARGRSR
- a CDS encoding Rieske (2Fe-2S) protein; the protein is MSSPAAVYERELPVSLERIWENVLDWEHLPHLHSQAFSSISLLAHNDDGWRAEIGLPGAPGKGAEIDVRLDRAGLCYWSRTVSGAGAGTEILTRLFPRGPEATGIVVEFHLPWAADESKASIGELYRTLYVELWDQDEAMMRERQRVLDASQHVPGALDQAADKTVSLGRVRELAHRLPLDVELSGRRLRVVSIDGRLVAYDTRCPHFGGPLAAGPGCEAVCPWHGYRFDVRSGASSDGRGLRMGRAGVIEINACEGDVTLRLP
- a CDS encoding AMP-binding protein, whose amino-acid sequence is FNSMNAGGTIVIQDDTKKLDPDDIWSTIASEKVQALLIVGDAFARPLLDQLEKKSYDLSSLMLVASGGAVLNVGIKEEILDKLPDVMIYDGIGSSESGAQASNLSSKSTGTSTGSFMPQPGNCVLSDDLTAVLAPGHEGIGWFAKAGRVPLGYLGDRAKTERTFPTLDGVRYSVPGDRARHLESGLIEVLGRDSVTINSGGEKIFAEEVEQALKHHPAVYDVVVCGRPSERWGQEVVAVVALRGGVAASEKSLLDEAAKRLARYKLPKAFVFRDEILRSPSGKADYRWAKEQVAAPQ